Proteins encoded within one genomic window of Triticum aestivum cultivar Chinese Spring chromosome 2D, IWGSC CS RefSeq v2.1, whole genome shotgun sequence:
- the LOC123050193 gene encoding protein FLOWERINGUS T-like → MSSRDPLIVGRIVGDVVDYFDASARLRVLYSNREITNGSELRPSQVANQPTVQITGQPGSLYTLVMVDPDVPSPSDPSQREYLHWLVTDIPERCDVSCGTEVVPYERPQPTAGIHRVAFVVFRQTARQAIYAPGWRSNFVTRDIAECYSLGAPVAAAYFNCQREGSCGGRRYR, encoded by the exons ATGTCCTCGAGGGATCCGCTGATCGTCGGGAGGATCGTCGGCGACGTGGTCGACTACTTCGACGCGTCGGCGCGGCTCAGGGTGCTGTACAGCAACCGCGAGATCACCAATGGGTCCGAGCTGAGGCCGTCGCAGGTGGCGAACCAGCCGACGGTACAGATCACAGGGCAACCCGGATCACTCTACACGCTG GTGATGGTAGACCCTGATGTACCTAGCCCAAGCGACCCTTCCCAACGGGAGTACCTCCACTG GTTGGTCACAGACATACCAGAACGATGTGACGTGAGCTGTG GAACTGAGGTGGTGCCGTACGAGAGACCGCAGCCGACGGCGGGGATCCACCGTGTGGCGTTCGTGGTGTTCCGGCAGACGGCGCGGCAGGCGATCTATGCACCAGGGTGGCGCTCCAACTTCGTAACCAGGGACATTGCGGAGTGCTACAGCCTCGgcgctccggtcgccgccgcctaCTTCAACTGCCAGAGGGAGGGCAGCTGCGGTGGCCGGAGGTACCGGTGA